The following coding sequences are from one Epilithonimonas vandammei window:
- a CDS encoding SDR family oxidoreductase, translated as MKKILLTGATGYIGKRMINVIAAQGYQVICCCRDKDRFSKSVDIDDAQIEVVEVDFLKPETLENIPKDISGAYYLMHSMSNSNDYAESERQCAINFSNYIEKTDCKHIIYLSGLANEKELSEHLSSRFEVEKILMKCAVPATVLRAGIIIGSGSASFEIIRDLVEKLPVMVAPKWLHTKCQPIGIANVLDFLIFTLFKEQAYHRNFDIGCNDVLTYKEMLLEFAKIRGLKRKIFTVPVMTPKLSSYWLYFITSTSYNLASALVGSMKIEVVCRPESLSEIKQITGVQPFSYDTALRRTLAKIQDNEIASSWKDSFISSRSDSSLKDYLDVPKYGCFVDLRSEKYDDREKCMSRVFSLGGANGWYGQSLWRVRGFMDLLVGGPGLRRGRTHPANLHEGDALDFWRVLYANKEEGKLILFAEMKLPGEAWLMFKVYKGKLWQKAVFRPHGLTGRLYWYSVLPFHGIIFKGMVRRLAKGV; from the coding sequence ATGAAAAAAATTCTTCTTACCGGAGCTACCGGATACATCGGAAAACGAATGATAAATGTAATCGCGGCACAAGGTTATCAGGTAATTTGCTGTTGCAGGGATAAAGACCGTTTTTCCAAAAGTGTGGATATTGATGATGCCCAGATTGAAGTGGTGGAAGTGGATTTTCTGAAACCCGAAACGCTGGAAAATATTCCGAAAGATATTTCCGGAGCATATTATCTGATGCATTCAATGAGCAACAGTAACGATTATGCGGAAAGTGAAAGACAATGCGCCATTAATTTTTCAAATTATATTGAAAAAACCGACTGCAAACACATCATCTATCTTTCGGGTTTGGCTAATGAAAAAGAATTATCTGAACATCTCAGTTCAAGATTTGAAGTTGAAAAAATCCTGATGAAATGTGCAGTTCCGGCCACAGTTTTGAGAGCGGGAATTATCATTGGTTCAGGAAGTGCATCGTTCGAAATAATCAGAGATTTGGTAGAAAAATTACCAGTAATGGTGGCTCCGAAATGGCTTCACACCAAATGTCAGCCGATTGGAATTGCCAATGTTTTGGATTTTCTGATTTTTACTTTATTTAAAGAACAGGCATATCACAGAAATTTTGATATCGGATGTAATGATGTTTTGACCTACAAAGAAATGCTTTTGGAGTTTGCCAAAATAAGAGGATTGAAAAGAAAGATTTTTACCGTTCCTGTAATGACGCCGAAATTGTCTTCGTATTGGCTGTATTTTATTACCTCGACATCGTATAATTTAGCTTCTGCTTTAGTCGGAAGTATGAAGATTGAAGTGGTTTGCAGACCGGAAAGTCTTTCGGAAATCAAACAGATTACCGGAGTTCAGCCTTTTTCTTATGATACGGCTTTAAGAAGAACGCTGGCTAAAATTCAGGACAATGAAATTGCTTCGAGTTGGAAAGACAGTTTTATCAGCAGCAGAAGCGATTCCAGCCTGAAAGATTATCTTGACGTTCCGAAATACGGTTGCTTTGTTGATTTAAGATCAGAAAAATATGATGACCGCGAAAAATGTATGAGCAGGGTTTTTTCTTTAGGCGGCGCAAACGGATGGTACGGTCAAAGTCTCTGGAGGGTGCGTGGATTTATGGATTTATTGGTTGGCGGACCTGGATTGAGACGAGGAAGAACACATCCTGCAAATCTCCACGAAGGTGATGCCCTCGATTTCTGGAGAGTACTGTATGCCAATAAAGAAGAAGGAAAACTCATTCTTTTTGCAGAAATGAAACTTCCTGGAGAAGCTTGGCTGATGTTTAA